DNA from Roseimicrobium sp. ORNL1:
GCAGAAGGGTTTTGCGGTGGCGAGTGTGGACTACCGGCTCTCGGGAGATGCACCCTTCCCTGCGATGGTGCATGACATCAAGGCGGCGATACGTTTCCTGCGCGCCCATGGGAAGGAGCATGGCCTGAGTGATACCTCACGCATCGCGATTGTGGGCAGTTCCGCAGGCGGGCACCTCGCGGCGCTGGTGGGCGTGACGAGTGGGGTGAAGGAACTGGAGGGCACGGTGGGCAAGGACCTGAAGGAATCCAGCAGCGTGGAGTCCATCATCAGCCTCTTCGGGGCCTCGAACCTGCAGAGCATCCTTTCGCAGACGACGCCTGCGGGCATGGTCATCCGTGAGCCGGCGCTGGACCAGTTGCTGGGGGGATTGCCGGACAAGCAGCCGGAGCTTGCGAAGCTGGGCAGTCCGGTGGCGCATGTGAATGCCGGCGACCCGCCGCTCCTGCTCATTCATGGCGATGCGGATCCGCAGATGCCGTATGAGCAGTCTCTAGAACTGAAGGCAGTGTATGAGAAGGCCGGGCTGCCGGTGCAGCTCATCACCGTGCCGGGAGGGAAGCATGGCGGGAAGGAGTTCCACGATGCCG
Protein-coding regions in this window:
- a CDS encoding alpha/beta hydrolase, which translates into the protein MPKLRTLLFTFFSVGLLMYTTTLSAEITHTRDIEYAKVGDVSLKLDLYVPSGTVKAPLIVYVHGGAWRAGEKEDMPLGALVQKGFAVASVDYRLSGDAPFPAMVHDIKAAIRFLRAHGKEHGLSDTSRIAIVGSSAGGHLAALVGVTSGVKELEGTVGKDLKESSSVESIISLFGASNLQSILSQTTPAGMVIREPALDQLLGGLPDKQPELAKLGSPVAHVNAGDPPLLLIHGDADPQMPYEQSLELKAVYEKAGLPVQLITVPGGKHGGKEFHDAARTNQMAEFLESASASASGKTKAKK